The genomic window ATAATTGTTTAATGTGTTTCTTTAGGTGTTTATATTTAATTTATTGAAATATAATTTTATAGGTTTTATTTTATGTGTGGTAAAAGTATTTTTGAACCAGGTGCTAAGGATGATTTTAGGGCTGCTTTTGCTTTATAAGTCCCGCACTTTTCAGATTTGCCAATCAGCCAAAACTCTCTCAAATAACTTTAAAAGCAGGAGAGAGGTATCATGTAGTTTCTTTCTATGAATTTTATGTTGAAAAGTAATGGTTTTTGAGTTGAAAATTTAGAATCGGGAAACATTAAAACAAAGAAATTTTCGATCTTTTTTTTTCAGGAAACAGAAAAGCTCTTTTGCAATAGAACTATTGTTTTTATGTATTATTTCTGTTATAGAGATTTTCTATAGTTTAGTTTTAACTATTTGATTTTTAGTTTTTAAATTAAATTAATTAAATGAAAAGTTTAACAAGGGTAATGAAAAAATATTTTAGTCGATTAAGCCTGATTTGTGTTTTTATTTGTTGTTTTTAAGAGAAAGAAACGGCTAAAAAAGGTTTCAAAAGAGAAACCAATCTTGTTCTTAGATCTGACAATTTTTACGGAAATGGAGTTTATTATCTGTACCTAGCAACAATTGGAGATTCTTGTAATGGAGAAGGTTTTCAAGTATACACTTCTTCGGACTAAAGAAAATAGAAAAAAACACTTTAGCATTGAAGAAAGAAGACGCATAAAAGGCAAAAGTTTTTGGGTGTCACAGATTTCTAATAGAACAATTAGTTTCAGATGATTTATACTGCTGAAGAGAATTATAAGCAATGATAATTTGCTTAAGTCATTTAAAAACGATTTTAAGGCTTGAATGTTTAATCTGGATACAAAGGTCGATTCTTTGCTTTTTTGTTGGTTAGGGTGTTAAAAAATGCCTTTGTCGTGTGTGTTTGGTTTGTTTGGGTCTTGGAAAAAATGGCAGATAGTTTAATCATTAATAAAAAAAGATGTTATGGCCAACGGAGTCGATAATGCTGTTAGCCCAAAGTGAGTCTGCCCATTTTTTAACATTTTAACCCGCTTTTAACACAGATGCAATTTTAATATTGTCTATTTCAGTTCAGATTCGTACATTGTTAAAAATTACAGATCATGACAAAAAAAATAGAAGATTTAATTCCGCATCGTGCCCCATTCCTTTTTGTGGATGAAATTATTTCTTATACGACAGAAACAATCATTGGTTTAAAGACGTTTACAGAAAAAGACGCTTGGCTTCAGGGCAGTTTTCCCGATTTTAATTTTGTTCCAGGAACTATTTTAATTGAAGCAATGGCGCAGTGTGGCGGTGCAGGTATAAAACTTTTAGGGATTGCAGATGGCGTTTTTGGCTTGGTTAGTTTAGATAAGGTTGAGTTTTTTGGAGGTGTTGAGTTCGATAAACTCGTTAAATTTGTGGTAAAAAACATTCGCACAAGCGAAAAAATCATAAAACAGTCGGGTGAAGCTTTTGATGAAGATAGGTTGATTATGAAAGGAGAGTGGATGTGTGTGAAGCTTCAGTAAGAGAGTAGAAGCAAGACGATAGAAGCGAGAAGCTAGATAATAGAATATTTAGTGGATGTTTAGAAAAGAGTCTTTTTAAAACTAGTTTTTTTTAAGCTTCTGAGAAGCGAAATATTTATAGCTTAGAATAAAATTTTAGAGTAAAAAGCTCCGGAGGAGCGACATATCTAACTAAGAAATATGTCACTCCTCCGGAGCTTTTTCTATTTGTATTATCGTAATTCTATAAATATTTCATCCCGCTGGGGTTTTACAAATATTTTCTTTTTACATTTTTGTGATGATGAATTCGCTTCGGCGATTGACTTGATGCTGTGCTTCGGTACACGGCACTCCGTTGGAGCAATTGTTGATTAACTGGGTTTCTCCGTAGCCAATTGCGCTTTCTATTCTTTCGGGAGCAACTCCTTGAGAAATTAAATAATCTCTTGTGGCTTTTGCTCTTCGATCTGACAATTCGAGATTATACTGATCATTGGCTCTTGAATCGGTATGCGATTCAATTTTGATCACAACCGTATTATACTGATGCATTAAGAGAACCACTTTATTTAATTCTATTGCAGCATCATATCGAATTTCTGATTTATCTAAATCAAAGTAAATAATTCCGATTTTTATTTTTAAAAGACCATTTTCACGAACGATTAAAGCAGGATCCAAGCCAACAAGAGCTTCGGTATTTCCTGAACTGTTTGCTGTTACAATGGCTTTTGTATTGTTGTTGTAATTTTCTTTTGAGACTTCAATAGTATACGGCGTATTGCAATTTACGTTGTTGTTAAAATCGTATTTTCCGTCCAATTGAGAAACGGTTTCAGCTACTTTAATTCCGTTGGCATTTTTTAACGTTACCATAGCTCCAGCAATTCTGTTGTTTGAAATGGCATCAAAAACATAACCGCTGATGGCTTGATTACAGGATCTTTCAAAAGAGTAAATATCATCATCACCTTTTCCGGTTTTTCTATTCGAACAGACAAAGCCTTTATTGGTTGCTTCATTAACGATGTAACCAAAATCATCTCTGTTGCTGTTTAATGGCGCACCGAGATTGGCTGGTGTGTCAAAAGCGCCATCATTTAATCGGCTTTCAAAAACATCCAAACCTCCTAAGCCTAAAAATCCGTCAGAAGAAAAGTATAGAGCCTGATCGGTGATATACGGAAACATTTCGCGGCCAGTTGTATTTATTTTTTCGCCTAAATTTTTAGGTTCAGAGAATTGATTATTGCCTAAAATATCGACTACAAAAATATCTGTCGAACCAATAGTTCCTGGCATATCTGAAACGAAATATAGCTTTTTACCATCTTTGCTTACGGATGGATGTCCAACGGAATAGTTATCACTGTTAAAAGGCAATTCTTTAATATCTTTCCAAGAAACGGTGCCATTGCTGTTTTCTGTTGCCGTAGCGGAAAAGATTTTAAGATTATTAATGCCTTTGGAGTCACGTTTCAGTTTTCCGTTATAATTGTTTCGGGTGAAATAAATCGTTTTTTCATCTGGAGAAAAGGCGATACAGGCTTCGTGATATTTTGTGGTGATATCTTTGGCAAAACGCTCTTTAAAAGTAACGTTCGATTGTGTTTCGCTTATTTTGCCTAACTGCATATTCAGATAAGGCTGATCGTTCCAACCGTATTTTTCAGTTTTAAAATATGAAGAATCGGCAGTAGTAGAATAAACTAAATTGCCTTTGTAATACATTGGTCCAAAATCTGAATTAG from Flavobacterium sp. KACC 22763 includes these protein-coding regions:
- a CDS encoding OmpA family protein, producing MKRTITILALLVIQLIYSQTKNKTADALFDKMYYVEAAKSYELSINNGDASKETLQRLGDAYYFNTKMSSASKWYGKLIAEYPNEVSAEYLFRYAQSLQGVQNYELAKKWMKNFSEKQKSTDPRAKNFSLKNVTLEDIENIKPSFLLENLDINTANSDFGPMYYKGNLVYSTTADSSYFKTEKYGWNDQPYLNMQLGKISETQSNVTFKERFAKDITTKYHEACIAFSPDEKTIYFTRNNYNGKLKRDSKGINNLKIFSATATENSNGTVSWKDIKELPFNSDNYSVGHPSVSKDGKKLYFVSDMPGTIGSTDIFVVDILGNNQFSEPKNLGEKINTTGREMFPYITDQALYFSSDGFLGLGGLDVFESRLNDGAFDTPANLGAPLNSNRDDFGYIVNEATNKGFVCSNRKTGKGDDDIYSFERSCNQAISGYVFDAISNNRIAGAMVTLKNANGIKVAETVSQLDGKYDFNNNVNCNTPYTIEVSKENYNNNTKAIVTANSSGNTEALVGLDPALIVRENGLLKIKIGIIYFDLDKSEIRYDAAIELNKVVLLMHQYNTVVIKIESHTDSRANDQYNLELSDRRAKATRDYLISQGVAPERIESAIGYGETQLINNCSNGVPCTEAQHQVNRRSEFIITKM
- a CDS encoding 3-hydroxyacyl-ACP dehydratase FabZ family protein translates to MTKKIEDLIPHRAPFLFVDEIISYTTETIIGLKTFTEKDAWLQGSFPDFNFVPGTILIEAMAQCGGAGIKLLGIADGVFGLVSLDKVEFFGGVEFDKLVKFVVKNIRTSEKIIKQSGEAFDEDRLIMKGEWMCVKLQ